TTATGCGCTGTGGTAACCGACCTGCTTAGATCTGCAGATACTCTTCGAGCGCTTCTCGCATGACGGTCGGATCAGGATCGACGTCAGTCCAGATTTTGAAACCGATCACGCCCTGGTTCACCAGCATGCCCAGGCCATCGATCGTCTGACAGCCGGCTTCTTCCGCGGCCAACAGAAACCGCGTCTTGGGTGGATTGAAGATCACGTCAGCCACGATCATCGAGTCGCGAAACGATTCGACTTCGACCGGAACCATCTCGCTGGAATCGCACAAGCCAATGCTGGTCGCATTGATCACGATGTCGGCATCTTCTGGCAACTCGTGCGAACCATTCCACGGGATCCACTTTGACTCGATGCTGACCTTTTCGCTCAGCAAATTCGCCAGGTCGCGGCCTCGCCCGGGATCGCGATTGACGACATCAATCGACGCCACTTTGTTTAGGCCCAACTCCACCGCAATCGCTCGAGCCGCTCCACCAGCACCCAGCAGCACGATCTTCTTACCTTCCGGATCGACCACTTCCTGCAGGGCCGAAACGAAGCCTTTGCCGTCGGTGTTCTCCCCCACGAAGCCATCTTCTTCAAAGTAGATGCAATTGACCGCACCCATCAGTTCAGCCGCTTCGCTCAGTCGTTTGAGGTGTGGAATCACAGCCACTTTGTGGGGAATCGTGAAGTTGCCACCTCGGAACCCCATCGCTTTCATCCCGGCCACGGCAGCCGGTAAGTCTTCGGGAGAAACCTCGAGCGTCAGGTATCGCCAATCGAGGCCAGCCGCGGCAAAGGCACGTTCCATCATGAACTGCGATGGATTGCCGGCCACAGGCTGCCCCATGCAGCAGACGATTTCCTGAAGTGATTCGTTGGTCATGGTTTAGCGTGGGAAAGTAAGTTGGGGTGGGGTGGGGTGTGTCTTAGGGGTAATTTTGCCGAGAGTAGCCCTAATTTGCAACGTTGTTCCTCAAACGGACCTGTATCGAAGCGATGTCGGATAACGGAAGCAAGCCGCACAACCGGACTTTTATGATCGTGATTTTTTAGGAAGCCAATCGAAGGAAGAGGTGAAAATTCATTCGGTCCCAATCAGTATGGAGGAATGATTACTCCTGGTCGTTTTCTGTTATCCCTGTTAGCCGTGGCAAGTATCTGTGTCGACGTCGCCATCGCTGCGAACGTTCATCAGATCGAACCATCGCCAACCATCTTCGGCTGCATGCTGGGATTGGTCTTGGGACAGATTGGCCTGGTCGCTGCCGGCTGGATACGAAGTCCCCGGGCATGGCCTTGGTGGTCGGTTGCCATGCTGGGATGCCTGGCCATGGGCAGCTTTCTGTTGGGATCGATGGACAAGATTCCGATGCTGCACTGGACGATCGTTCTGGGCGTGTTCGGTTTGCTTAGTGTTGCCATGCCGATGATGTATCGGATGGGCACGCGTGAGGAGAGCCCGCAGTTTTCGCTCTCAGCAATCTTCGCCATCACCACCGCGGCCACGTTTGTTTGCTTTGCGGTTCTGCAGAGTGACTTTCCTTGGGAAGAACTACCGATCGCGCTACCAGGCTTGATGGTCTGGAGTTGCCCGGTGATGGTCGTCGCGTTGACCTTGTCAGAATCGATCATCGATCGTCAGCGACAATTGGTGATCGGCCTCGGTGCGATTCTCATTATCTCGACCGTCGCGGCGTGGGTATTGCCAACGCTCTGGAATCGTTTGCCACTGGTCATCGCGTGGGAAAGCTTTTATCTGATGATCGCCGGCATCGTGGCCATTCAAGCGATCGCGAATGACGAAGCGGTTTCTGGCCGGCAAGAATCGGTTGCCCCTCAGCTACCTCAGTAGCTTATACTGAGGCGATGGATCGCACGCACTTCATTCGGAAACTGTTTCTCGGCGTTTATCTCGTACTGTTTGCCATCACTGCGTTTCTCTTACCGCCAGCCTATTACGGATTTGAAGTCCTGTTCGGGCTTTCCAGCGGATACCTGGCGATAGTCACGGCGGGCTACGTTCGTCGTGAAAGCAGCCAATCGATGCTCTTCTCGGCCGTGATCGCGGTGTGGGGAAGTTGGTTTCTGTATCGCATTATTCGACTCGGTTCGCGGGATGTGCCTGAGTCGTTGATCAATACGTTTTTCGTCGTAGTAATGTACTGCCTGGTTTGCTTCGGGATCGCTTACTTCGTCCAGTGGCAGGCCGATCGAACGAATCGACAGGTCACGCTGTTTCAATGCTTTTTATTGATAGGCGTCGCGGCGATGGTATGCGGCTTCGTCACGATGTTGCCGATCCCTCCGCTCGAACGCGGATCGCAACTGATCTATCTGCTTCCCGCGTGGATTGGTTGTGGGCTGTTGGCAATTGCCGAGCGTACACGAACCTTCGTCGGGCTAATGCTGGTAGGCCTGTTCCCAGTTTTGGTGACGGCAGCGGTGGTCTCTTCGCTGCAAGATCCGCTGCTGGTGTTCGCGTTGATTCAGTGGCAATTCGTGTTAGTCGCTGGCCTGATCGTGATCCACGAAGAACGCATCTGGCAACGCTTCTGGACAACTAACTGGGAAGCCACAACGCACCACTCTCGGTCTGAGGCGATGCCTGACCCATGCGACGAGCCTTGATCCGCACGTAAGGTGCGATGTACTTGCTGCGATCTTCAAAGCTGCCTGGCTCGGCGTCTTCCTTGGCGTGCAGTGGTTCGACCAGGTCTTCGATCACCAGACCGGCGCGGCACATTCCGCCCAGCAGTTGGTCCCAACGATGAAGGTACTCCAGCGTTCCTTCTTCGCGATGACGACTTCCGCGTACTTCCGGTAGTGGACCGTCGCGATAATAGGGCTCGGTCAGTTCGTAGCCCCGTTCGCTCCGCTGGATGTCGGCTTGCAGACTGGTGGGCGTTTTGTGTTGGCTGATATAAAGCCCGCCGCTGCATAAGACCTTCGCCACTTCACGAAAGATTGGAGCGACGTCCGGCACATAGCAGGTACTGACCGGATGAATGACGATATCGAAGTCGGCCGGAGCGAACATCGAAAGATCGTCCATGGAAGCTTCGACCGTGCGAAGTTGCAAACCGCGTTCAGACGCGACGCGACGATCGATCTCGAGCTGAGCCCCGCTGATATCGACCACCGTGACGATGCCACCCGCCGCGGCGTAGAGCGGACCTTGGCGACCACCACCGGCTGCCAGGCACAAGATTCGTTTTCCGTACAAGCTTTCGCCAAGCCAGCCCCAACGGTCGACCGTTTTCAGCGGATCTTTGAAGTCTTCTTCTTTCGCCGGCTGGGCGAATCGATGTCCACCCCGAGCCATCCGGTCCCAGGCACCCTGGTTGTGCTTTTTGGCAGGCGAATTGTCGGACGAAGGAACGTTGCTCAACGGATCGATCTCAGCGGAAGGGAAAGGAAGAAACCTGCCTGCCATGGTACTTTCTGAGCCCGATCCCGGGAAGGAGCAGCCGTCGACATCGAACCTTAATCGGGATTCGGATGATGATAGTCCCAGGCCGAAGGACGCAGCGTGTTCACCCCAAGTCCGATAACGAGAAGGATCGTGAGGATCCCGATGTCGAACTGAATTTGATCCTCTGGGAACACGAACAGAATCAGCAACATGAGGTGCAGCGAAACCCAGGCAACAATCGCGAAGTAGACCTGAATCACCATCGAGGTCAGCTTGTGGGGAATCGCCAGCGCGAGCGTCGCCAACAGACTGATCCCACCGGCCCAAAGCATGCTGATCGCGAACAAGTGGTTGGAACCCCAATTCTTGTACGCTTCGCTGAACTGAAGCAATCCGATCAGCAAACCGCAAAGCTGAGCGACCAGGATGCTTTCTGGATAGCCACGGGTATACAAGACGGGTGGTGGTTTGGTTTCAGTCGCTGGCGATTGATAGGGATTCTCATCCATGGTCGGAATCCAAGAGCCGTTTGACTTCATAAGCCAACACGGTACCGGCCATCAGGTACGCCCCAGCGAACACAACCCAGACCAGGTCCCGCGTTGAACCTTGCATCCATTGCCAAATAACACATGCCGCGAGAACCCCACTGATCCCGAAGCAAACCATCATGCTGAACCAGACCCATTGCCGACCTGGAACCAGCCGCAGCAGGATTCCGGTCGTAAGAATGATAAAGCACATCTGAACATGCGTCGAGCTTGGCAGGATCACGGCGAATGTGAAGTGAGCGAATGAGATTAAAATGCATAAGAGCCACGCCGCGAACAGCACCGGAGAAATTGTTCGCCAAGGTGGTTCGACGTTCGTCGAGGGTTCGCGCGGCGATTGAAACGGATTGTCTTCCGGATCTTCCACTGCAGTCATCTCCGACGCAAGTAATAGTGCGTCGACGTTTGAATCAACAACACCATGATGGCTAGGTAAATCACCAGGGGAGGCACGCCAATCACCAGCAGCATCGAGTTCTCGACATAGCCAGCGGTCACCACGCCAACCGATAGAACGGCCATCAGCGTGGCATAACCGATGCCGCCCAGCCAGGCGATGATCGACGGATACAAAACGAGAAAGCCGATCAAACAGCTTCCGCAGCCAACAATCCCTTGCAGGATGTTGCCTTCGACCAGGCCAACGCCGATATGCAGGAATCCGACGATCGTGTACAGCATCCAGATAATCGCGACCAGTGTTGGCATTGCCTTCTGCGCAGCGACGTCGTTTTCGGATTGGATTTCTTCCGAACTGGTCTTGGGAGACTGAAACGGATTTTGTCGCGTCGAATTAGGCATGAACGGTTGTTACCAGCGAAAGCCGCATCGGACACAGCGTCGTTGCAGGCACAGTAAATCGTCGCCACCCGAGTTGATGTGATGACAGGCCGGGCATTCCAAGAGGTGGTATTGTCGCACACGACTGTTTCCCAAGACCAGAAAAATAGCGACACAGAACGCCGCTTGAATCAGCCCGGAACCAATCGCCAGCATCGGCTTCAGATAGAAAAAGGCCATCAAGCAAAAGCCTGTGGCGGTCATGCCATGAAACAGAAAGTAGTAACGTGCGATCGCCCAGATCGTACTGCTGTGGCGAAGTAGTCCCGACGAGATCGCCAATGTCAGGATTGCCCCCAGCAACAAGCTGAACTGCTGGGCCGTGCTGTGATAGCCAATCACGAAGAACTCGAGCACCTGCAGCAGCGTCAGCAACATGCCCAGCAAGACCGCCATCGCCAGGCCAGCCGGCATCGACGACATCTCGGGCGGGGACTGGTTGTCTCCATGCGGCGAGGTGAACGGATTCGCTTCGGGAGGCTGACTCATGCGTGGTTCTAGTTATTCCTGTCGATCGGCTACGAAGTATGGATCGCGATCTTCTTGCGAAGGTCGGCGGCAATGCGATCGCCATCTTCGGTTTGCGATCCGATCCCTTTGGCAACGATTGCCAAGGCTTGTTCGACCGATTCGGCATCGGTGCCCAGAGCGACCGACAACCATGCGTAGGCCATCAAGTTGTTCGCTTCGACTCCTTCGGCCGAAACGTACATCATGGCGACGTTGTACATCGCTTTGCCGTTTCCCTGAATGGCCGCCTTTTCATACCAGTGAAACGCTTCGCTGGCGGACTGCTCGACGCCGGCTCCTTCCCGGAGCATTTCGGCCAGGTTGAACTGGGCCGGAGCAAAACCTTGTTCGGCTGCCTGGCGATACCAGTACGCGGCTTGCTCCAGGTCACGATCGACATGTTTGCCAATGTCGTAACAGACCCCCAGTGTCATCTGGGCTTTGACATTGCCTGTCTTCGCGGCATCCAGCATTGCTTCGATCGACATCAGCCAGCGGCCTTTTCAGAGAAGGGATTTCGACGAGGTCTCTCCCTGTTATATCAGCTTGCCGCCGAGGCTGCAGAAGAACGAGCTCGCCCGGTTATCGACATCGGCTGACATTCTATCAACCAGTTAACAACAGCCTATCGACGTGATTTCGACAGGTTACCGACTAGTTGCCAACAGGTTATCCCCATCCAAGTGTCGACGTAAGTCTGTCAGAGGCGGAAATGCATCGACAAACATTCGACAGGCTATCGAGAGATTTTCCACGCCCAGAAAGAAGCGTTTTGCACCAGAAAATCAGGGAGAAACGCTGGTTTTAGACGGTCTCTTGCAAATTGGTGGTGCGGCGTAAACCATTGGCTTGCGCCGCGACACCTACGGCAAATAAGACCAGAAAAGCGAGCATCGCCAGGGGAGGGGCGACCGGAAGTGTTGCCACAATTGCCCAAGCTCCCACAAGACTCGACAGAATGATGATCGCCCAGTCCATCAACATCGCGGCGGCGACCCCTCCGATAATCCCTCCGACCAGAATCCACAGCATCGGTGCCGTTTCGGGCGAAGCGTTCTGTCCGAACGCCAACGCCAGGTAAGCGCCGGCGTA
This genomic interval from Bremerella sp. JC817 contains the following:
- the aroE gene encoding shikimate dehydrogenase yields the protein MTNESLQEIVCCMGQPVAGNPSQFMMERAFAAAGLDWRYLTLEVSPEDLPAAVAGMKAMGFRGGNFTIPHKVAVIPHLKRLSEAAELMGAVNCIYFEEDGFVGENTDGKGFVSALQEVVDPEGKKIVLLGAGGAARAIAVELGLNKVASIDVVNRDPGRGRDLANLLSEKVSIESKWIPWNGSHELPEDADIVINATSIGLCDSSEMVPVEVESFRDSMIVADVIFNPPKTRFLLAAEEAGCQTIDGLGMLVNQGVIGFKIWTDVDPDPTVMREALEEYLQI
- a CDS encoding tetratricopeptide repeat protein yields the protein MSIEAMLDAAKTGNVKAQMTLGVCYDIGKHVDRDLEQAAYWYRQAAEQGFAPAQFNLAEMLREGAGVEQSASEAFHWYEKAAIQGNGKAMYNVAMMYVSAEGVEANNLMAYAWLSVALGTDAESVEQALAIVAKGIGSQTEDGDRIAADLRKKIAIHTS
- a CDS encoding DUF4203 domain-containing protein, with the translated sequence MAWIHAVLGVVLLFFGRSLYWAFVAVAGFLVAWEFAASAFSDLPDMMRLLIAIGVGVIGAVIALIAQRVAFALGGAYAGAYLALAFGQNASPETAPMLWILVGGIIGGVAAAMLMDWAIIILSSLVGAWAIVATLPVAPPLAMLAFLVLFAVGVAAQANGLRRTTNLQETV
- a CDS encoding class I SAM-dependent methyltransferase, with protein sequence MAGRFLPFPSAEIDPLSNVPSSDNSPAKKHNQGAWDRMARGGHRFAQPAKEEDFKDPLKTVDRWGWLGESLYGKRILCLAAGGGRQGPLYAAAGGIVTVVDISGAQLEIDRRVASERGLQLRTVEASMDDLSMFAPADFDIVIHPVSTCYVPDVAPIFREVAKVLCSGGLYISQHKTPTSLQADIQRSERGYELTEPYYRDGPLPEVRGSRHREEGTLEYLHRWDQLLGGMCRAGLVIEDLVEPLHAKEDAEPGSFEDRSKYIAPYVRIKARRMGQASPQTESGALWLPS